CGGGATTCCACGGCGGTCGGCGAATTTGATCTGCTTGCCGAACTTCTCCGCCTTGGCCGCAACCTCGGTGGAAATGCCCCGGCTCCGCAGCTGGGCAGCGACGTCCTGCGCTGCACCCCAGCTGTCGTCCGTGCTGAGTGCGACGAGCACAGCAGCAGGCACCGAGCGTGAGGCGCGGGCAAACTCCTGGCTGAGGATCCGCGAAACCAGCCGGGTCACCCCGATGGACAGACCGACGCCGGGGAACTTGCGGTTCCCCTTGCTCGCCAGCGCGTCGTAGCGCCCGCCCGAGCAGATGGAGCCCAGCTGTTCGTGGCCCACGAGCACTGTCTCCACAACAGTTCCGGTGTAATAGTCCAGGCCGCGGGCGATGCTCAGATCCGCAATCACTTTGCCGGGCGCACGCTGAACAGCAGCCTCTATCACCTGTTCGAGCTCGTCCAATCCTTCCTCGAGCAGTTCGTTGGTGATACCCAGCGCACGGACCTGGGCCACAAACGAGGTGTCCTCGGTACGGATACCCGCCAGCTTCAGGGCGGCCTGCGCCTGCTCCTCGGTGGCGCCGAGTTCGGTCTTCAGGAGCTCCGCCACCCTTGCGGCGCCGATCTTCTCCAGCTTGTCGATGCTGCGAAGAACACCGGCAGTGTCCGTTAGCCCGATTCCCCGGTAGAAACCTTCGGCGAGTTTGCGGTTGTTGATCCGCAGCCTGAAATCGGGAATGGGCAGGGCATTCAGGGCCTCGGCAATGACCAGCACGATCTCGACGTCGTAGCGGAACGGCAGTTCGCCGTCGCCCACCACATCGATATCAGCCTGGGTGAATTCGCGGGCGCGCCCCTCCTGCGGACGCTCGCCCCTCCACACCTTCTGGATCTGGTACCGGCGGAATGGAAATGCCAGGTATCCGGCGTTTTCCACCACGTAACGCGCAAACGGTACTGTCAGGTCGAAGTGCAGGGCCAGGGCGTTCGGATCCGATTTGCCGGCTTTCTCCGCTGAGCCGCCGTCGTCGTCCTGGAGCCGGCGGAGGCCGTACACCTCTTTGTCGATCTCGCCCTTGCGGAGCAGCTGTCCCACGGTTTCAACGGCTCGAGTCTCAATGGAGCCAAAGCCGTGCAGCTCGAAAATCCGGCGCAGGGTGTCCAGCACGTGCAGCTCCACCTGCCGCTCCTCGGGAAGCCACTCGGGGAATCCGGACAGAGAGGCTGTGCGTGCCATGGTGGAGTTTCTCCTCAAGTAAGCGGTGGCCGGAGGCTTCGCTGCTATTCCGCGCCGAAACGGGGCGGCAACGGCGGGAGTCCAGCCAGTCATGCATAAACTATGTGCGGCAGTCAGTTTATGCTTTAGCCGCCTGCATCTCTAATACGGGAGGCGGCCGCATGGGCACCTGCCGCTTTTGCTGCTGCACACCGGCCACCGCCGCAGGCGCTTTCCGGTACCCAGCCTTACAACCAGGAGGACTTTTGGCGGCCAGTTCACGAGGTGCGCGCGAAGCCAAGCGACGCATCCAGCAGATGGAAGCAAAGCGCGATTTGCGCCGGGAC
This genomic interval from Micrococcaceae bacterium Sec5.7 contains the following:
- the hisS gene encoding histidine--tRNA ligase; the encoded protein is MARTASLSGFPEWLPEERQVELHVLDTLRRIFELHGFGSIETRAVETVGQLLRKGEIDKEVYGLRRLQDDDGGSAEKAGKSDPNALALHFDLTVPFARYVVENAGYLAFPFRRYQIQKVWRGERPQEGRAREFTQADIDVVGDGELPFRYDVEIVLVIAEALNALPIPDFRLRINNRKLAEGFYRGIGLTDTAGVLRSIDKLEKIGAARVAELLKTELGATEEQAQAALKLAGIRTEDTSFVAQVRALGITNELLEEGLDELEQVIEAAVQRAPGKVIADLSIARGLDYYTGTVVETVLVGHEQLGSICSGGRYDALASKGNRKFPGVGLSIGVTRLVSRILSQEFARASRSVPAAVLVALSTDDSWGAAQDVAAQLRSRGISTEVAAKAEKFGKQIKFADRRGIPFVWFTDDDGKHQVKDIRSGEQTDADPALWSPPAEDLSVQVKTVQVETV